The sequence below is a genomic window from Haematobia irritans isolate KBUSLIRL chromosome 3, ASM5000362v1, whole genome shotgun sequence.
CAATATCTTTAGGTAAAAGTGGATATTAGTCCCAGCATTAATGTAGAATTGATGGCTTATGTTATTAACTTTTTGCGGACAGTCATTTGCAAGCAAAGTATATTTCGTTACAACACCTTATTCGTTCAATCGACAATTAATGGTACAGTACAAGACTActctcgttgttgttgttgtaacagtttattgtgattccATCCATTTTATGCTATATCCTTTGGTACTTCAGATTGTGGCCAGATCGAGCAACTCTGCGATTAAGATAGGGTGTGTCCagggtgatctggtggtaagtcgggttggtttagctaGGCAAgaaaaaagatgacgcgtgtcgtgtggcccttggttgcaaattggacatacgtcaactacgctgctatcaatcattgataaataggaattgaggcggctgcacttgcctgattttaattgggctaaaactgtcctagtctgccgtgggagatctctttcctccggtgctatgggtggtggtcggactccgagaacaggattaaccttgtagcttctcaccgcttcagctacagtgtcctcatgaatcctgttcaaaactGTCTGGTAcgatgcttgatctagaggctctcttttgaagAATACACTCTTAGATTGTTGTGGTGCAGTTTATAGAAGTTAAGGTTACCATTTTATTGAACACTTCGAGCTTaattaattgttattgatgaaaAGGCTGCCTCATATTTTACAGCTTGTCATAATATTAGACGAATGTCCAAACGGATATAAATGTGATGTCACACCAGAATAACACTGTTCCTCTGAAAAgtctttcatttcatttcattttcaaaaaaatcctatttttttttttcgatacacTCTAAATATCTGGTTTATCTATTGCGATATCCATTACTAATCTGCTAAGTTTGGGCACAATAATGAAACGGAAAAAGACTTCAATATTAAAGTCGCAACGTTCGTCCTCCGCGAATTGATGCTCTCCTTTCCCCCAAGACAAATTGTATTCAAAGTTTTTCTTTCCCATTCAAGATTactcaaaaattaattcaaaattgaaaaacgtACATACATCAGAAAATGTCTACCGAATCACCAACGCCAACGGCCCCGGAATTACCCACAACATCTCACAGCAGCACAGTTGAAGGTGATGAATGGAATGCTGCATTCAGCGATAATAATACAACATGTACTATTGAAtccaatacaccaacagacactaCAACATCTAGTAAAATGACAGATGCTccaaatataaatgaaaaattaacaacaaCACCATCATCGACTGCTTACTCCTTTGCTGGCAGTGCATTGAAtagtgaaaatttgaaaacaaatactGATAGTGATAAATCTGCTGGCGGTGATAAAAAGGATGAGGAAAAAGTCGAGGAATCTATGTTTGAGTGCAATATTTGTTTGGATACCGCCAAAGATGCGGTTGTCAGTATGTGTGGTCATTTATTCTGTTGGCCTTGTCTGCATCAATGGTTGGAGACTCGGCCAAATCGAAAATTATGTCCAGTTTGTAAAGCTGCTATTGGAAAAGATAAAGTAATTCCTTTATATGGTCGCAATAGCACCAAACAAGAAGATCCAAGGTagttataatatataaataaatttcaataatttatactttttttgtttttgttaggaATAAAGTACCACCACGTCCTGCCGGGCAACGTACTGAACCTGAACCCCAACAGGGACTACCGGGATTTAGTTTTGCTGATGGTTTCCATATGTCCTTTGGTATTGGCGCTTTTCCATTTGGCTATTTCGCatcatctttaaattttggCGAAGCCCGTCCTGCACGTAAGTTTCACGAAATGTCTAATCATAGATATTCTTACAACGACCaactaaatatttcatttccatatagCTGCAAATCGTGGTACAACCCAATATGAAGATGAACAACAACTTTCAAAACTTTTCTTATATTTGGCGTTCCTGTGCATTGCCTGGTTGCTTTTTGCATAGCCAGATATGTCTAAGCTGTAttattgaatatatatatacaacatGCAAACGAAACTGCTGTAAAACAATGATCATAATTAATGTATAATTGtggtatatttttgttgttatacattttttctaccaaaattgttgttattcgtTTACGAAATATAGAAATTGCAAACGTGATATTGCAAAATAATTTCCCCCataagaaaaaacaacaaatttagaaTATGTTCTCTTGCAAGTGTTTATTTATAATGCTAATATATTCCACATGCCCATTAactgtataattaaattttacaaaggcaaatactttttattttactttcataAACAAAGAACAATATAAAACTATTTTATGCAattatattcaaaatatattttaaaatatgtatgaattaaaatttaagaatatctaaatttttctattatcatTTTTGCATatatgttttcctttttttttataatctgtccgattcctatatttttttttaatgcaagaGGGTTTTTTGGTGTTTGTCTCTTATACATTTTTAGttgcatatattatttttaaaatataattgagAAAAATATATCTGGTTGTTTGtccaaacgaaaaacaaaatattcaataaagtcAAAAAACTCATTATAGAACTCAAATAACCTTGGATTTAATCAATCTTTAGCCTCTTTAAACAGCTAACCAACGTTGAAACCGTACAATTGATATATATTTAATCCTTTCTATATAATAATGCTTCAATTGGGATTTTAACTGCTAGATATTTCACAGTAAAAATTAACTGACAATTATAGCCTAACATGAACATTTGGCTTAAAGTTGGTAAGTAGATTACTGGCGTAttctttcaaaatgtgtgcattttATTCTCCTATTGACCCGACACACCCTCCACTTTCAAATGCAAAAACAAAGCAGTAGTTTGCGATGGCATCACATTCTTTTGTGGAATTTGTGCCATGTAATGGCATTTTTTGTTACCATCAACAAACGAGAGTACTAAAAATTACATTCTCTAAACATGGTTGCACATGCTTTTGACAACGATGAAAAAACCTATGTCCCTTCAGATTTTACTGGGTAGCGCTAACCCGGGGTTCGAAGTTCGAGAGCATTTTGTATAATGTAAAATACCGGTAATAATTTCGTTTTTCACTAGAGGAAATAACAATAAAGATACGGATTTCTTTGCATAGTTTGGTgggaatttttcattttatcaattcaataaagtttctttccttttatttaataataagaTATTTAATTCATACTTGCACTTTGAATCACATGGAATATGGAGAATTGGTACTTTGCATCATCTTCTTCGAAGTTATAAAtagattttgtttctttttttcatcCTTTTCGTacacttttgtttttaatttccttttcatCCACTTTTGTCTTTAATtctcattaattttatttccattgagcaAAATACGGTGTTttgaattattatttaaaaatctcCTCGAAATTTCAGTACGATACGCGAAAAAAGCTCGCCTTGCGATACGTTATCAtatatttatgatatttttttgaCGCGTCAGTGTGGCCATTGTACCATTTTTGcagttaaatttagcatttattttttgtatttattaatgcgccttgcagactttcagttattccggacggaatgtcggtgtttgtaaagaatcttacagtgtgtggaTATATACGACTCGTCggagatgactaaataatcggtaaatgtgttatcgatcccataaacatgcagcagtatcgattatgccttcggacttaacttataatttaaGTCCACATTATaatttaagtccgaaggcataatcgatactgctgcatgtttatgggatcgataacacatttaccgacaagtcgtatcgaggcgacacactgtaagattctttacaaacaccgacattccgtccggaataactgatattctgtaaagcgcataagacaCATAAGTCTCCCAATAAACACACTTTCGCGACGAACAAATAAAAGAACTTTAacgacaaaaatttactattttattGTTTCCGAGAGTTTTTGTTATTAATATAGCAtgctttttcaatataaaacattgaggttgaataaaaacatgtaatttacAGGTGTTTGTTATTTCACgaagaaagaatttttaaattttggactcACTACTAGGtgagttcaaaattttgatgtctataatatatatataaataatatatataatataaataataacccATTTTCCGCCAAGGAAttagaatagattttaatttggcgACATGCCGCTAGCCGTCGCGAATTacctttatgcgctttacagattatcagttattccggacggaatgtcggtgtttgtaaagaatcttacagtgtgtcgaatcgatacgacttgtcggcgatgtcttaataatcggtaaatgtgttatcgatcccataaacatgcagcagtatcgattatgccttcggacttaacttataatgtgcacaatatgttCGACATGTTCGAcaagagcactgtcgtccggaataactgatagtctgtaaagcgcattagccggaccgaataccgtgacggctagagGCGTGCCGCCAAATTTAAATCTATTCTAATTCCTTGGCGGAAACAAGAAAAGAGGCAATGTTTGCCGACAAGcttatgctatgttcccactgactcgtttttccaaaacatttcaccgttcacaccgagttgagatgttttagtttgacagttaccatggaaactagaaattcacatttactcgaaattcacatatatgcaacgtatgttcaaataattaccgcgagtGCGGTAATTACAGaatgttatgttattttcacatgtccatgttcttcaaagcctttgtttattcctttttttctatgaaatttatatcaataatttgacatatattttgaaatggGTATGTTATTCgtggtatattccaaattaggtgggttcacattctaaaatttacGTGTTCTAAAATTTACGTgttttgaaatgcttataaagggaaaacatttcaaaccccaaaaaatgcttggtgagaacgccgTATTACTGTATTTGTTGTCGCCGCCGAAATGTTTCGCCgcttatcgctatggttatatttacacacatgCACGTAacgcaataaacacaaacgtttgaaaaatactaaaattcaataatttttcaaacattttttcaaaggattagggtaatattcaagttgagaaattgttgagaaaatcgcgttctcaacaaaaaacagacattaccctcaacagtaaaattcaacacaatagcaataatttctcaattgtaatcctcaaattgaagtgcatcgctactcaataatttctcaaacagttttcaatgtgagaaaagtaaaaaactagcattgttgcgaatactttcaaaccacaatttgtatgaaagtcaatcctagttctaactgaaagtcaatactaaatttctagggattttgtaaattttattattttttcgttaacaaatataataatcttaaaaataacattaataatatatgaaaataataatattataccaatcaaaatgtaattatcttattaaacgtattaataaataaaactatgaatacaactttaaatatcttaaacatttttacatgtataattccatttcctccataatgttggtgtcattaatatgctggcaatttgaaatatttactatcgaggaacttgctggcttgtgtgttagaatagattccagcaagaggaaatcacaaaatatcaaactgatgacgggatgtaaattgatgtaatgcacattttcatccagaagttcttgatataggaattgttgcactttgttttaattggttgcactttgtaagttttctgaaaacttttctttgttgtttccttcatcggtttttcatcggccaacatcttccaagaatataccattcaatgattttagttttctgcaaaacaatcgagttctgtgatttccattatgttttcatttcactttttattttgacttaccaatttgtatttcttccaactgaccacgtacttcgtgatttcctcaagaacgttggtgttacaaaattgttgttattaaaatactggcaattttcaggaacttgatgaccagataattggaataaatttccagcaatttcaattcacaaaataacaaattaaaccgatgatgcacattttcatccagaagttcttgatataggaattgttgcactttgttttagttggttgcactttgtaagttttctgaaaacttttctttgttgtttccttcatcggtttttcatcggccaacatcttccaagaatataccattcaatgattttagttttctgcaaaacaatcgagttttgtgatttccattatgttttcatttcactttttattttgacttaccaatttgtatttcttccaactgaccaggtacttcgtgatttcctcaagaacgttggtattacaaaattgttgttattaaaatactggcaattttcaggaacttgatggccagataattggaataaatttccagcaatttcaattcacaaattaaaatttaaaccgatgatgcgatataaattaaactatcgatgtgatgcgaattatcatccagtagttgttgatatggaaaagcataaataccaagtttttttggttgcactttgatttatggaaactttctcttctcgataagccactaccatttttcatcggccagcctcttaatgtgtccaagaatcagcatccaaatattttagttgtctgcaaagagatttgagtttagtgacttccttcaagttttcatttcgtgttttagttttacttaccaattattataagcaatttcaattgattattaaaaaatttccacatttttgtatttcttccacgaactttgttgtccaaagtagtattgaaaaccatgtggttttttcgttgcatttcagggtagtgttttgtcaaagttttctccaattatcttcaacacattttcaaagttttcgtcaacattttgccaaattggttgtaattcgcaaacaatttgaagatgaattgaagatgagctttttcaagtcaagttgaatttatgttgaaaatgatatttaccctcaaactgaagagctgttgcatttgaaaaacgctcatcctgtgtttattgggaagcaAGCGTTCGCCTACCACCTATCGTCATTGCACATTTGCACACTATGAATGGCGCTCATCCTTGTGTTTACTAATTTCACGtttttcgcctaccgcctatcgccatTGTTATATTTGAACActatgaaaaacgctcatccttgtGTTTACTAATTTCACGTTTTTAAATCTGGTCACACTGTATCTTGTCAAAATCATAAATGTTGATATATTTTCTCCAACCAAacacaaaaaagtaaataaatgaaAGACCCAGAATGTACGccaaaaaatataatagtctGCAATATCTATGTCGGGCTTGTCTACAAACTGTGAATAAAGATTCGGTGAAAGATAACGGTTTGCTGGCATCAGATTTAGGTGAATTGTTTTTACACTGTACCACAATGGATGTTTCCAAAGAAGCTAATAATTTTCCGAAATTATTGTGCGACTTTTGCATGATTAAATTAAGAGAATATGATGAGTTCCGTAAATTGACAATGAAGAGTACGGCATCCCTCTATGAAATGTTAAATGATAGGAATGATAAAAAGGAAGAAATCCAATGTCCAGACAATGCTTTTGttaaaactgaaaatttttcggaTGATGATCAAATGTCGTCTGAAAAGAGAGATGCAGCTAATTATGTTCCCGAAAACGAGAACTCTGTAGGCTTTGttaaaactgaaaatttttcggaTGATGATCAAATGTCGTCTGAAAAGAGAGATGCAGCTAATTATGTTCCCGAAAACGAGGACTCTGTAGGTTTGCAAGACGATTCGGAGAATGATGACGACAAATTGGTATgtcttatgctatggtcacactgggcaaatatttcacggaaatcaaaaaagaatacgTCGGCTCAGCCAAACCAGCTAACATTTTAATCTCATATtggtaggattattttccaaaaacgatattcagatatttggaaaatggttccgggaaaatgtttgacactcattttggccaaatatttgcctagtgtgaacaTAGCCTTAGTgatacaatttgttttttataatatttaacgTGCTTTCTTCTTAGCTACTGCCAGAACTAGCTAACCTGCCACTGAATATAAAATCAGAACCATACTATGAGGCAACAGACTTCAACCAAGAATCATATACGAATGACAATGACAATTCAGTATACAGAAATAATTACATAGAACATGATGACATGCGAAATAGCCATAGTCCATCCAAAAATGTGGATAATTTGAATATGTCCAAATCTACGTCTCCCTCAAAGCAGGACCGTAATCATAAAAAATCTGTCTACTGCAAGTTTTGTAATAAACAGTTCTATAAAGAATTCTACCTTGATGCTCATATAAGAGGTGTACATATGGGCGAGAAGGAGCCCTACCGATGTGTACTCTGTTTCAAATCGTTCACTGGATACAACCAATTGTATTTACACAAGCGATCCAAACATGGAAAGGTCAGTAAAGAAGTTATAAAATCTAAAATGAGCCAAATGATGAAGCtttacgaaataaagtcctcaaGCACTGCTGATAATGTcacgaaaaaatttaataatcctcgaAATACAGATTGGGAAAGAAATGGAGGTTTTACTTGCCACACGTGTATGAGAAATTATAGCTCCAAGCGGGCACTCTCAGAGCATATGAAAAGGCATAAACAAATTAAGGAACATATTTGCAGAATTTGTGGAGTAGCTAAAGTGACACGTACAGAATTATTAACCCACATGCGCGTTCACGAACCAAACGCGGAAAAGTTTCCATGTCCCAAATGTCCGCAGGTCTTTAACCACAAGAATGCTATTTCAAGACATGTCAAAGTAATCCATGAAGGCCAACGGCGTTTTGCATGTTCTTACTGTCCAAAGCGGTTTACTACCCGTAATACacaggtttttaatataaagtacaaattttgtagcaagttctaaacgtttttttatttttattttttagatcgCCCATGAACGTCTCCACACAGGAGAAAGACCATATTCTTGTACTATCTGTCATAAGAGTTTTGTACAAAAGGATAGCCTTCGAtctcatataaaaaatcatgaaaaaaatcatatatgtaGATATTGTTCTAGACGATTTATAACACTGAAAAATTTAGTGGATCATGAGAAGCGGCATTTTGGTGAAAAGCCTCATATTTGTAATTGGTGCAGTAAAGGATTTAGAACTAGCGAAGACTTAGAAGCTCATCGAAAAACTTGTACTACGAATGAAGACGATCAGAGCGATTGTAACTTCAGTGAAGTTGACCGCCGCTCAGACAGCGACACACAAAACAGCCAAAATAGCTTGTAAATGAATTAATATAAGAAAAGGTATCTTTTTCATGAACTCAAACTTATCTTTTAATCGTTAAATGGAAGTCGCTCCGTGAACCTCATGGGATGTTCGATGGATACATATGTTTACAATGGAAGGAAAATTTAGTGAGACAAACTATAtcgcaacaattttttttggcgtCATCGGAGCCGGTCCAGTCTTCAGTATTATTTTACTAGAAGATTTTTCTTTGTACTATGCTCGGACTTCTTTTAATTTTCCATTTGAAAATAACTTCGACTAGTTgctatttattatttctatatttctacagttctaaaatttaatcattaaaacaaatattgtaagtaatacacaataaaattattagaagAAAATTCTGCTCATTCTGTACTAGAAGATCAATTAATGTCCTCATGAAAAACTATGTTAAaatgggaatatacaattaataACCTGATAACTATTATTCAAACTATTTATTCTATTTTCAGCGCATttctattttgacgaataaaaattataatatcacCACTATACTTCGAAATCTTCTATGAAGAGGAAGAATTTAAATGTTGTGTGTTAGGTTCTTTTAGTGTCATCtatactttgatagcatatcgcCAAACAATAAGAAATagtttagttgttgttgttgttgtaacagtttattgtgatttcatccatttttatgttatacgctttggtacttcagcttgtggccagatcgaggaactctgcgactaaggtggggtgcgtccagagtgacctggcggtaagtcgggttggtttaggtgggcaagagaaaagatgacgcgtgtcgtgtggcgcttggttgcaaattggacatacgtcagctacgctgctatcaatcactgataaataggaattgaggcggctgcacttgcctgatcttaactgggctaaaactaccctagtctgccgtgggaggtctctttcctccggtgctatgggcggtggacggactccgagaacaggattaaccttgtagcttctcaccgcttcagctacagtatcctcatgaatcctgttcaaacctgcctggtacgctgcttgatctagaggttctcttttgtagcgcttgatctcgcgctctagattatgtatatcaacccttacgttcctgggtggtggttgtgcatccatgagatggtggtttggatgattactgcgataacaactcaggagatactgctttgacaacatgtagttgtgtcttcgcacagggattatctttgtctccacataaaggtgatccaggggtgtgctgcggagacacccagtcgcagttctaagggcagcgttctgacaggtttgtatgttattccactgcgtatcactagtctgcggtgtccacactggcgctgcatagtttaccactgaccggccaattgccttataggtagctaacaaggtttctttgtccgcaccccaagtactgccggcaagtgacttgaggaccttgtttctaccacggagcttattacatattgcagtggcatgggcagacgacctgaaaaggctgtcgaatgtaaccccaagaatcttggggtaatttgtggtcggaattatttcgccatcgacactaatattcaactgcctgcgcacttctgccgtccatgtagtgaatagtgtggctgaggatttggtgggggatatcctcaagtttctcgcagtgaaataactggtaagattagctaagtAGACATTGAAAcga
It includes:
- the LOC142230515 gene encoding uncharacterized protein LOC142230515, yielding MYAKKYNSLQYLCRACLQTVNKDSVKDNGLLASDLGELFLHCTTMDVSKEANNFPKLLCDFCMIKLREYDEFRKLTMKSTASLYEMLNDRNDKKEEIQCPDNAFVKTENFSDDDQMSSEKRDAANYVPENENSVGFVKTENFSDDDQMSSEKRDAANYVPENEDSVGLQDDSENDDDKLLLPELANLPLNIKSEPYYEATDFNQESYTNDNDNSVYRNNYIEHDDMRNSHSPSKNVDNLNMSKSTSPSKQDRNHKKSVYCKFCNKQFYKEFYLDAHIRGVHMGEKEPYRCVLCFKSFTGYNQLYLHKRSKHGKVSKEVIKSKMSQMMKLYEIKSSSTADNVTKKFNNPRNTDWERNGGFTCHTCMRNYSSKRALSEHMKRHKQIKEHICRICGVAKVTRTELLTHMRVHEPNAEKFPCPKCPQVFNHKNAISRHVKVIHEGQRRFACSYCPKRFTTRNTQIAHERLHTGERPYSCTICHKSFVQKDSLRSHIKNHEKNHICRYCSRRFITLKNLVDHEKRHFGEKPHICNWCSKGFRTSEDLEAHRKTCTTNEDDQSDCNFSEVDRRSDSDTQNSQNSL
- the LOC142230513 gene encoding E3 ubiquitin-protein ligase RNF185-like — its product is MSTESPTPTAPELPTTSHSSTVEGDEWNAAFSDNNTTCTIESNTPTDTTTSSKMTDAPNINEKLTTTPSSTAYSFAGSALNSENLKTNTDSDKSAGGDKKDEEKVEESMFECNICLDTAKDAVVSMCGHLFCWPCLHQWLETRPNRKLCPVCKAAIGKDKVIPLYGRNSTKQEDPRNKVPPRPAGQRTEPEPQQGLPGFSFADGFHMSFGIGAFPFGYFASSLNFGEARPAPANRGTTQYEDEQQLSKLFLYLAFLCIAWLLFA